Proteins from one Calditrichota bacterium genomic window:
- a CDS encoding Gfo/Idh/MocA family oxidoreductase — protein MSNEIKVIVVGAGNMGASHARAYKQLNGFELAGLVAPSSKRRSPLAKELGCVAEFNTLDEALLKTKPDAVAICSYPDTHYSYTMQCLDYGAHVFLEKPIAETVEQAKEIVSKAQAKNKKVVIGYILRHHPAWKKFIDVAQTLGKPLVMRMNLNQQSSEVRWLTHLEMMKSMSPIVDCGVHYVDIMCQMTRSLPKQVQAIGARLSDEINPDMYNYGQLQVVFEDNSVGWYEAGWGPMMSETAFFVKDVIGPKGSVSIMDPNTTKKTDSDEIDAHTKTNSLLLHESALNEEKAFIKKDTLIDTSDEPDHQELCNREQEYFLKAINDDLDLTEHLDDAVNSIRIVLAADESIRKSKIVML, from the coding sequence ATGAGCAATGAAATTAAAGTCATAGTTGTTGGAGCAGGAAACATGGGTGCTTCTCATGCCCGTGCATATAAACAACTAAATGGATTTGAATTAGCGGGCCTTGTTGCACCCAGTTCTAAAAGACGATCGCCTTTGGCAAAGGAGTTGGGTTGTGTTGCGGAATTTAACACACTTGATGAGGCTTTGCTTAAAACAAAACCGGATGCAGTGGCAATCTGCTCTTATCCGGATACACACTATTCTTACACAATGCAGTGCCTGGATTATGGCGCACATGTTTTTCTGGAAAAACCAATTGCTGAAACAGTTGAGCAGGCAAAAGAAATTGTATCTAAAGCACAAGCTAAAAATAAAAAAGTTGTGATAGGATATATTTTGCGTCATCATCCAGCATGGAAAAAATTTATTGATGTGGCACAGACTCTTGGAAAACCTCTGGTTATGAGAATGAACCTCAACCAGCAAAGTTCAGAAGTCCGCTGGCTGACACATCTGGAAATGATGAAATCCATGTCGCCCATAGTAGATTGCGGCGTGCATTATGTGGATATTATGTGCCAGATGACCCGCAGCTTACCAAAACAGGTTCAGGCAATTGGTGCCCGGCTTAGTGATGAAATTAATCCGGATATGTATAACTATGGTCAGTTACAGGTGGTTTTTGAAGACAACTCTGTCGGCTGGTATGAGGCTGGTTGGGGACCAATGATGAGTGAGACAGCTTTTTTTGTAAAAGATGTTATTGGTCCAAAAGGCAGTGTAAGTATTATGGATCCTAATACTACTAAAAAAACAGATTCTGACGAGATTGATGCGCATACAAAAACAAATAGCCTTTTGCTGCATGAAAGTGCTCTCAATGAAGAGAAGGCTTTTATAAAAAAAGATACACTGATTGATACGAGTGATGAACCGGATCACCAGGAATTATGCAATCGCGAACAGGAATATTTTTTGAAAGCGATTAACGATGATCTTGATCTTACAGAACACCTGGATGATGCTGTAAACAGTATAAGAATTGTTCTTGCAGCGGATGAATCCATTCGTAAAAGTAAAATAGTAATGCTATAA
- a CDS encoding Gfo/Idh/MocA family oxidoreductase, which produces MKKNEKSKTISRRDFLSTSALAVGAVTIVPRHVLGGPGFIPPSDKLNIACIGVGGKGRSDMAAMLGENVVAICDVDDTQYKSTEAGYVKQGIDTEVFSKAKRYKDFRVMLEKHNEIDAVTVSTPDHTHAVAAMAALNHGKHVFVQKPLTHTVFEARKLAETAREKGLITQMGNQGHATEEARLINEWIWDGAIGDVHEVHAWTNRPIWPQGIDKPDTVPSVPPTFDWNLWLGPAPWRTYHPAYAPFAWRGWWDFGVGALGDMGAHIMDHPYWALGLESPETIQASSTKFNDQSYPVSSMITYKFPERGSKPPIKFTWYDGGLMPLRPEELEPGRRMGEWGGGVLYYGEKGKLMHSVYGGNPRLIPETKMKEYKRPEKTIPRSPGIHEEWIAACKGNGKTTSNFDYASKLTETMLLGNVALRVKDKNTILDWDAENMRFTNLDEANQYLHKEYRKGWSL; this is translated from the coding sequence ATGAAGAAGAATGAAAAGTCAAAAACAATAAGTCGCCGTGATTTTTTATCAACGTCGGCATTAGCTGTGGGCGCTGTGACAATCGTACCGCGTCATGTATTAGGTGGCCCGGGATTTATTCCCCCAAGTGATAAACTAAATATTGCCTGCATCGGAGTTGGCGGCAAAGGAAGATCAGATATGGCTGCAATGCTTGGAGAAAATGTCGTGGCTATTTGTGATGTAGATGACACACAATATAAGAGTACAGAAGCCGGGTATGTTAAACAAGGCATTGATACAGAAGTGTTTTCTAAAGCAAAAAGATATAAAGACTTCCGGGTGATGCTGGAAAAACATAACGAGATTGATGCTGTAACTGTTAGTACTCCTGATCATACACATGCTGTTGCAGCCATGGCGGCGTTAAATCATGGAAAACATGTTTTTGTACAAAAACCATTAACGCATACTGTGTTCGAAGCGCGTAAACTTGCGGAAACTGCCAGGGAAAAAGGTTTGATTACCCAAATGGGAAACCAGGGCCATGCAACTGAAGAAGCTCGCTTAATAAATGAATGGATTTGGGATGGTGCCATTGGCGATGTCCATGAAGTACATGCCTGGACGAACCGCCCAATTTGGCCACAAGGTATTGACAAACCGGACACAGTTCCTTCTGTTCCACCGACTTTTGATTGGAATTTATGGCTTGGTCCGGCCCCATGGAGAACATATCATCCGGCATATGCGCCTTTTGCATGGCGTGGTTGGTGGGATTTTGGAGTAGGCGCTTTGGGTGATATGGGCGCTCATATTATGGATCATCCTTACTGGGCATTAGGATTGGAATCTCCTGAAACTATCCAGGCCTCATCTACAAAGTTTAATGACCAGTCATATCCGGTTTCATCAATGATCACTTATAAATTCCCGGAAAGAGGATCAAAACCTCCTATTAAGTTTACCTGGTATGATGGTGGATTAATGCCACTAAGACCGGAAGAACTGGAACCTGGCCGTCGTATGGGAGAATGGGGTGGCGGAGTTCTTTATTACGGTGAAAAAGGTAAACTAATGCACAGTGTTTATGGCGGTAATCCGCGCTTGATACCCGAAACAAAAATGAAAGAATATAAACGTCCTGAAAAAACAATTCCACGCTCACCAGGCATTCATGAAGAATGGATAGCGGCATGCAAAGGAAACGGCAAAACTACCAGCAATTTTGACTATGCAAGTAAACTGACTGAGACAATGCTGCTTGGCAATGTGGCGCTTCGTGTAAAGGATAAGAATACTATTTTGGATTGGGATGCGGAAAACATGCGCTTTACCAATCTTGATGAAGCCAATCAATATCTTCACAAAGAATACCGTAAAGGTTGGAGCCTGTAA
- a CDS encoding LacI family DNA-binding transcriptional regulator translates to MSAKRSDVAQKAGVSESTVSRALSDSPLISNETKRIVQSVAEELKYFPNKQAALFGKSKTARLGFVIKSYKSFPPFSRAYFPAQLDGTVLAADENGYSISIILDEQENRIKDFVRLVKTKEVDGLLLGVTSIDDARLAQLIENNIPFVLINNYKENCNTVANDPENGMAEALKHAAELNHRQIGYITGDLKYYDGQKRSAVLKKYLKKYNLSAHIVEGTFSKTNGYYQTAKLLQKNPKPTLIMTASDRAALGVLNYCVDHDIKVPQDLSVIGYDNLAPAADVTPALTTVNNPVTRIASQATRLLIDIIEGKSEKVVNNFVETKLIIRDSTAECPK, encoded by the coding sequence ATGAGTGCAAAACGTTCAGATGTCGCACAAAAAGCCGGTGTTTCCGAGTCGACTGTTTCTCGGGCATTGAGCGATTCGCCTTTGATATCAAATGAAACAAAACGTATTGTACAATCTGTTGCAGAAGAACTAAAATATTTTCCCAACAAACAAGCCGCATTATTTGGAAAAAGCAAAACAGCCCGACTTGGATTTGTAATTAAATCCTATAAATCATTTCCACCTTTTTCACGGGCTTATTTTCCTGCCCAACTTGATGGAACAGTTTTAGCCGCGGATGAAAATGGTTATTCTATTTCAATAATATTGGATGAACAGGAAAACCGGATTAAAGATTTCGTTCGCCTGGTAAAAACAAAAGAAGTGGATGGATTATTATTAGGTGTAACATCCATTGATGATGCCCGGCTTGCGCAGCTTATAGAAAATAACATTCCTTTTGTATTGATAAATAATTATAAAGAAAACTGCAACACCGTTGCCAATGACCCTGAAAATGGTATGGCCGAAGCATTAAAACACGCAGCCGAATTAAATCATAGACAAATTGGATACATTACCGGTGATTTAAAATATTATGATGGACAAAAGCGTTCTGCAGTTTTAAAAAAATATTTAAAAAAATATAATCTATCCGCCCATATTGTTGAGGGTACTTTTTCTAAAACAAATGGTTATTACCAAACGGCAAAATTGTTACAAAAAAATCCAAAACCAACATTAATTATGACTGCAAGCGACCGGGCCGCACTGGGCGTTTTAAATTATTGCGTTGACCATGACATTAAGGTCCCGCAAGATTTAAGTGTGATTGGTTACGATAATCTTGCCCCGGCTGCGGATGTAACACCGGCACTTACAACGGTTAATAACCCGGTTACCAGAATTGCATCTCAGGCAACGCGTTTGCTAATTGATATTATTGAAGGAAAATCCGAAAAGGTTGTAAATAATTTTGTGGAAACAAAACTCATTATCAGGGACTCTACCGCAGAGTGTCCTAAATAA
- a CDS encoding nucleoside permease, translated as MNNKIYSQLSLMMFLQFFIWGAWYTTIAVYMTAHGMEDLTHWPFTVNPIAAIIAPFFVGLIADRFFSTEKVLGILHIVGGVIMFLTPQMTSSPTVFILMLLAYNLCYMPTISLVNSISFHNIDDQEKQFPVIRVFGTIGWIVAGLTVSFILSQFVTDYIRPEETALPLYLTAAASLLLGLFSFTLPHTPPSGAGQKISIRSIIGLDALKKLGSRPFYIFLISSFLISIPLAAYYNFTQVFLSVTGFQNIAATQTIGQMSEIIFMLLMPFFFARLGVKWMLSIGMLSWALRYALFALGAPDQVTYMIILGIALHGICYDFFFVTGQIYVDKKSTSDIRGQAQGLIVLVTYGIGMLIGAQVAGKVYNSFLGKNEALSLDLWYQFWWIPAVFAVGVLIIFIFTFKDKLKDPN; from the coding sequence TTGAACAACAAAATATATTCGCAACTAAGTCTGATGATGTTTCTGCAATTTTTTATCTGGGGAGCTTGGTATACAACAATTGCAGTTTATATGACTGCACATGGCATGGAAGATTTAACCCATTGGCCATTTACAGTGAATCCGATAGCTGCAATAATTGCTCCATTTTTTGTTGGGCTAATTGCGGACCGGTTTTTTTCAACCGAGAAAGTACTCGGCATACTGCATATTGTTGGTGGAGTTATTATGTTTTTGACTCCACAAATGACGAGTTCACCAACAGTTTTTATTTTAATGCTTCTTGCATATAACCTCTGCTATATGCCAACTATTAGCTTGGTCAATAGTATTTCGTTTCATAATATCGATGACCAGGAAAAACAATTTCCCGTTATTCGTGTTTTTGGAACAATTGGTTGGATTGTAGCAGGTTTAACTGTGAGTTTTATACTTAGTCAGTTTGTTACTGATTATATACGTCCAGAAGAAACAGCGTTACCGCTATACTTGACAGCAGCCGCGAGCTTACTTCTTGGTTTATTCAGTTTCACATTGCCACATACACCACCGTCCGGAGCTGGCCAAAAAATTTCAATTCGAAGTATCATTGGCCTTGACGCTCTTAAAAAATTAGGTAGCCGCCCATTTTATATTTTTCTTATCAGCTCTTTTTTAATTAGTATTCCTTTGGCAGCCTACTATAATTTCACTCAGGTTTTTCTGTCTGTAACGGGTTTTCAAAATATCGCAGCAACACAAACAATCGGTCAAATGTCGGAAATTATCTTTATGCTCCTAATGCCATTCTTCTTTGCTCGTTTAGGTGTAAAGTGGATGCTGAGTATTGGTATGTTGTCATGGGCATTAAGATATGCGTTATTTGCCTTGGGTGCACCTGATCAAGTTACTTATATGATTATTTTAGGAATTGCTTTACATGGAATTTGTTATGACTTTTTCTTTGTTACAGGCCAAATCTATGTTGATAAGAAGTCAACCAGTGACATTAGAGGTCAGGCACAAGGTTTGATTGTTTTAGTTACTTACGGGATTGGTATGCTTATTGGTGCACAGGTTGCGGGAAAAGTCTATAATAGTTTTTTAGGGAAGAATGAGGCACTCAGTTTAGATCTGTGGTATCAGTTCTGGTGGATACCTGCAGTGTTTGCTGTTGGCGTTCTTATCATTTTCATATTCACTTTTAAGGATAAATTAAAAGATCCAAATTAA
- a CDS encoding Gfo/Idh/MocA family oxidoreductase, translated as MKRRQFIKTSVSAGLFSIVPRFVLGGTGFTAPSDQLTKAVIGVGGMGRWHALTAPGKLLAVCDVDKNHLKRTQKDAGANVDGYHDFREVLARDDIDIVHIATPPHWHGIMSIMAAKAGKDVWCEKPMTRTIGEGQKVIEAVEQNGTIFRINTWFRFQSNFYGFGTPVKPIKKLVESGLLGWPLKVNININTGFAWKFYWQGKKDLSAQWIPEELDYNAWLGPAPYKPYSKHRVHSSFRGYWDYDGGGLGDMGQHYLDPVQYLLGKDDTGPVEIEVDAEQAHYDAVGTWRHIWMKYKDGCQITLNGDTKKDKIPFLEGPDGKLFRGFKSDIPDLEKKLASLPEPQEQITDFHYAVKKRKPFALNATNGHRSASLVNLGKIALRLGRKLYYDPEKQVFINDEAANRLINQPARSPWIL; from the coding sequence GTGAAACGTCGTCAGTTTATTAAAACCTCTGTCTCTGCAGGATTGTTTTCTATTGTTCCTCGTTTTGTTTTAGGTGGAACAGGTTTCACAGCACCAAGTGATCAGCTTACAAAGGCTGTAATCGGTGTTGGAGGTATGGGCCGTTGGCATGCCTTAACAGCGCCGGGTAAATTATTGGCTGTTTGTGATGTAGACAAAAATCATTTAAAGCGAACGCAAAAAGATGCAGGGGCCAATGTTGATGGTTACCATGATTTTAGGGAAGTCCTGGCAAGAGATGATATTGATATTGTGCATATTGCCACTCCACCTCATTGGCATGGTATTATGTCCATCATGGCAGCAAAAGCGGGCAAGGATGTCTGGTGTGAAAAACCAATGACCCGAACAATCGGCGAAGGCCAAAAAGTAATAGAAGCTGTTGAACAAAATGGCACCATTTTCAGGATCAATACCTGGTTTCGTTTTCAAAGCAATTTTTATGGATTTGGTACACCGGTTAAACCTATCAAAAAACTTGTTGAAAGCGGTCTTCTTGGTTGGCCCTTAAAAGTAAATATCAACATTAATACCGGTTTTGCCTGGAAATTTTACTGGCAGGGCAAAAAAGATTTGAGCGCACAATGGATTCCGGAAGAATTGGATTACAATGCTTGGTTAGGTCCTGCGCCTTATAAACCATACAGTAAACACCGGGTTCACAGTTCTTTTCGTGGCTACTGGGATTATGATGGCGGCGGTTTGGGAGATATGGGCCAGCATTATCTTGATCCTGTGCAATATCTTTTAGGCAAAGATGATACCGGACCTGTAGAAATTGAGGTTGATGCGGAACAGGCCCATTATGATGCTGTGGGAACATGGCGCCACATCTGGATGAAATACAAAGACGGTTGTCAGATTACTTTGAATGGTGATACAAAAAAAGATAAAATTCCATTTTTAGAGGGACCGGATGGAAAATTGTTTCGTGGGTTTAAATCGGATATTCCGGACTTGGAGAAAAAACTGGCATCTCTTCCCGAGCCACAGGAGCAAATCACAGATTTTCATTATGCGGTAAAAAAACGCAAACCGTTTGCCTTAAATGCCACAAATGGGCATCGGTCAGCCAGCTTGGTAAATCTTGGAAAGATTGCATTACGCCTTGGCCGAAAACTTTATTACGATCCGGAAAAACAAGTTTTTATTAATGATGAAGCAGCCAACAGATTAATAAACCAACCTGCTCGATCCCCGTGGATTTTATAA
- a CDS encoding TonB-dependent receptor, producing the protein MQKYILLFLLLMVTIAWSQNSFKAIVKDHDTDQPLVGANAVLAGTTIGGSADQNGLIIIDNIQDGEQQITFSYIGYEAKTVNYIFPLNQKSAEEIFLEHHEEETESVIISATRSSRTIADNPTRVEAIAGEELDEKGNMKPGDIRMLLNESTGIQTQQTSATSYNSSIRIQGLDGKYTQIQKDGYPLYSGFSGGLSLLQIVPLDLKQVEVIKGASSTLYGGGAIAGLVNLVSKVPTEKRELSFLLNGTSALGLDASSFYSQKFDKIGTTIFLSYNLGSPYDPADIGLTAIPEFRRYTINPKLFYYLNENTTLNVGFNTTIEDRTGGDIDYIEGNADSLHSYFEKNNTTRFSAQSGLDYKISEKSKLSFKNSYSYYDRSVKIPDFEFSGEQLSSFSEAAFNHFGPKFEWIIGLNLWTDKFSQRKFGTSQPVDYEHITLGAFVQNTWTATDKISLESGLRFDHQNEYGDFVLPRIALLYKSSSNLTFRLGGGMGYKTPTVFTEDAERLQFKNVLPIDVSETKAEESIGTNFDINFRTLLSDEVTFSINTLLFYTQVKDPIELMSAISGLNEFQQIDGYIDTKGLETNIKLTYDHYKLFIGYTHADVNKDNNGKTSSFPLVAKHRLNNVLMYEVHDELRIGLEAYYFSPQKLNDGRTGKEYWIMGLMTEKMWEGFSLFLNFENFLDTRQTKFETIYSGSKTNPVFNDIYAPVDGFVINGGIKIKL; encoded by the coding sequence ATGCAGAAGTATATTTTATTATTTTTGCTGTTAATGGTTACAATAGCATGGAGCCAAAACAGTTTTAAGGCAATTGTCAAAGACCATGACACAGATCAACCGCTTGTTGGAGCCAATGCAGTTTTGGCTGGTACTACAATCGGCGGTAGTGCCGATCAAAATGGTTTAATAATAATCGATAATATCCAGGATGGTGAACAACAAATCACATTCAGTTATATAGGTTATGAAGCTAAAACCGTCAACTATATTTTTCCGCTCAATCAGAAATCTGCAGAAGAAATATTTTTAGAACATCATGAAGAAGAGACGGAATCAGTAATTATTTCAGCTACCCGTTCCAGCCGCACAATAGCCGATAATCCGACCCGGGTTGAAGCAATTGCCGGAGAAGAACTTGATGAAAAAGGAAACATGAAGCCTGGCGATATCAGGATGCTTCTCAATGAAAGTACCGGGATCCAAACTCAGCAAACATCAGCAACATCATACAATTCAAGTATCCGCATTCAAGGACTGGATGGAAAGTATACACAAATCCAAAAAGATGGCTATCCGCTCTATTCAGGCTTTTCCGGTGGTTTAAGTTTGTTGCAGATTGTTCCGCTCGATCTTAAACAAGTTGAGGTTATCAAAGGCGCTTCATCAACACTTTATGGCGGTGGTGCAATAGCCGGATTGGTGAATCTTGTTTCCAAAGTACCAACTGAAAAACGCGAGTTAAGCTTTTTGCTTAATGGAACGTCTGCATTGGGACTTGACGCAAGCAGCTTTTACTCTCAAAAATTTGATAAAATCGGGACAACGATTTTTCTTTCGTACAATTTGGGCTCACCATATGATCCGGCAGATATCGGCCTGACTGCAATCCCTGAATTTAGAAGATATACAATCAACCCAAAGTTGTTTTATTATCTAAATGAAAACACAACTCTAAACGTGGGATTTAATACAACAATTGAAGACCGGACAGGAGGGGATATTGATTACATTGAAGGGAACGCGGACAGCCTTCATTCCTATTTTGAAAAAAACAATACAACACGATTTAGTGCACAATCCGGGTTAGATTATAAAATATCTGAAAAATCAAAATTATCATTTAAAAATAGTTACAGCTACTATGACCGAAGCGTAAAAATTCCTGACTTTGAATTTTCCGGGGAACAGCTATCTTCATTTAGCGAAGCAGCTTTCAATCATTTCGGCCCCAAGTTTGAATGGATTATAGGGCTAAATCTCTGGACAGATAAATTCAGCCAAAGAAAGTTTGGAACTTCACAACCGGTCGATTATGAACATATCACATTGGGTGCTTTTGTACAAAACACTTGGACTGCAACGGATAAAATCAGCTTGGAATCCGGTTTACGTTTTGATCATCAAAATGAATATGGTGATTTTGTTTTACCCAGAATTGCACTTCTTTATAAATCCAGTTCAAACTTAACTTTCAGGCTTGGTGGAGGAATGGGTTATAAAACACCAACGGTTTTTACAGAAGATGCAGAGCGACTGCAATTTAAAAATGTTTTGCCAATAGATGTAAGCGAAACGAAGGCCGAAGAGTCCATTGGGACAAACTTCGATATCAACTTCCGCACTTTGCTTTCTGACGAGGTTACATTTAGCATAAACACACTGCTGTTTTATACACAAGTGAAAGACCCAATTGAGCTAATGTCTGCTATATCCGGACTAAACGAGTTCCAGCAAATTGATGGTTATATCGACACCAAAGGACTTGAAACAAATATTAAGCTTACATACGATCATTATAAATTATTTATCGGTTATACACATGCTGATGTAAACAAAGATAACAACGGAAAAACAAGTTCATTTCCTTTAGTCGCCAAACACAGATTGAATAATGTGTTAATGTATGAAGTTCATGATGAGCTGAGAATTGGGTTAGAAGCCTACTATTTCAGTCCGCAAAAACTAAACGATGGAAGGACAGGCAAAGAATATTGGATTATGGGACTAATGACTGAAAAAATGTGGGAAGGCTTTTCTTTATTCTTAAACTTTGAAAATTTTCTGGATACGAGGCAAACAAAATTCGAAACAATTTATAGCGGATCAAAAACAAACCCAGTCTTTAATGATATTTATGCACCGGTAGATGGATTTGTTATAAATGGTGGTATAAAAATAAAGCTTTAG
- a CDS encoding Gfo/Idh/MocA family oxidoreductase produces MPETLKLGMIGAGFVANFHALALKQVRSVELVGVASDDLPRSQRLAKKAQNYGIGNCVAYKTITEMINHVDAVAIFAPNFARVEIMEEITTAVKKGAQLKGVICEKPLGRNMKEARRLVSLAKEVNLKTSYFENQIFMKPIRAQLDQLQPQVKTMGPLTLTRSAEEHGGPHSGWFWDPTKQGGGVLSDMGCHSIAVGWYALTPFGKQPTFLEPVSITTETALLKWGLPEWREKLKNEMGVDYTKTPAEDFTTGIVSFRNPESGQIVKAQFTDSWMFEKQGLRLFMDGTGPGYAFEINTLVSSLQIFIGDVAAEATANSELALEKSTASRGLLAVQHNEADLYGYTDENEDAAKAFLSGNDALLNWDYGLEITKLVMAGYMSAERKQTIDLTDKKILEELETYIPLIQQGKGREVLHVL; encoded by the coding sequence ATGCCTGAGACATTGAAACTGGGAATGATTGGCGCGGGTTTTGTTGCCAATTTCCATGCATTGGCATTAAAACAGGTTCGCAGTGTTGAACTTGTTGGAGTTGCTTCTGATGATCTACCTCGCTCTCAGAGGTTAGCAAAAAAAGCACAGAACTATGGCATTGGAAATTGTGTGGCCTATAAAACAATTACTGAAATGATTAACCATGTTGATGCCGTTGCTATATTTGCACCAAATTTTGCCCGTGTAGAAATAATGGAAGAAATTACAACTGCCGTTAAAAAAGGCGCGCAACTGAAAGGTGTGATTTGTGAAAAACCTCTGGGGCGAAACATGAAAGAAGCCCGAAGGCTGGTCTCTCTTGCCAAAGAAGTAAATCTAAAAACATCCTATTTTGAAAATCAGATTTTCATGAAACCCATTCGCGCTCAATTGGATCAGCTTCAGCCTCAGGTTAAAACCATGGGCCCATTAACTTTAACACGATCGGCGGAAGAACACGGCGGGCCACATAGTGGTTGGTTTTGGGATCCAACAAAACAGGGTGGCGGCGTTCTCTCCGATATGGGTTGCCATAGTATTGCTGTTGGCTGGTATGCTTTAACACCATTCGGAAAGCAACCTACTTTTTTGGAACCGGTTTCTATCACAACCGAAACTGCGCTTCTAAAATGGGGATTACCTGAGTGGCGTGAAAAACTTAAAAATGAGATGGGTGTGGATTATACTAAAACTCCGGCCGAAGATTTTACAACTGGGATTGTTTCGTTCAGAAATCCTGAAAGCGGGCAAATTGTAAAAGCGCAGTTTACAGATTCCTGGATGTTTGAAAAACAAGGGTTACGTCTTTTTATGGATGGAACCGGGCCGGGATATGCATTTGAAATAAATACACTTGTATCATCTCTCCAGATTTTTATTGGTGATGTGGCGGCTGAAGCAACAGCGAATTCAGAGCTTGCCCTTGAAAAATCCACTGCTTCCCGAGGGTTGCTGGCGGTTCAGCATAATGAAGCTGATTTATACGGCTATACCGATGAAAATGAAGATGCCGCAAAGGCATTCTTATCAGGAAATGATGCTTTGCTAAATTGGGATTATGGTTTGGAAATTACAAAACTGGTGATGGCCGGCTATATGTCTGCAGAGAGAAAACAAACTATTGACCTGACTGATAAAAAAATACTGGAAGAATTAGAAACTTATATTCCACTCATTCAGCAAGGAAAAGGCAGAGAAGTACTTCATGTGCTTTGA
- a CDS encoding DUF1080 domain-containing protein, translating to MTKWKQAGPFSQKDVEAKELFDIAFEPEKPSPTKWENYNHPKEDLTASWSIVDGAMQVKPGSNSIMTRQMFTDFDLHIEFRSPFTPNLKGQKRGNSGVYVQGRYEVQVLDSYGLEGKDNECGGIYQVAIPNVNMCAPPTQWQTYDIEFSAAKYNDQNDKIANPRMTVRHNGVIIHDGLEIPVATDGGLDKDMSKPGPIFLQDHSDLVQYRNIWIVEK from the coding sequence ATGACGAAGTGGAAACAGGCAGGTCCTTTTTCCCAGAAAGATGTTGAAGCAAAAGAATTGTTTGATATTGCCTTTGAACCGGAAAAGCCTTCTCCCACAAAATGGGAAAATTATAATCACCCCAAAGAAGATTTAACCGCTTCCTGGTCAATTGTAGATGGCGCCATGCAGGTAAAACCCGGAAGCAATTCGATAATGACACGGCAAATGTTTACAGATTTTGATTTGCATATAGAGTTTCGCTCGCCATTTACTCCAAATTTAAAAGGCCAAAAGCGCGGAAATAGCGGTGTCTATGTTCAGGGCAGATATGAGGTTCAGGTTTTGGATAGTTACGGTCTTGAAGGCAAAGACAATGAATGTGGTGGGATATATCAAGTGGCTATCCCAAATGTAAATATGTGTGCGCCTCCAACTCAATGGCAAACCTATGATATTGAATTTAGTGCCGCGAAATACAATGATCAAAATGACAAAATTGCAAATCCACGGATGACTGTCAGGCATAATGGTGTTATCATCCATGATGGTCTTGAAATACCGGTCGCTACAGACGGCGGGCTGGATAAAGATATGTCGAAGCCGGGACCAATTTTTTTACAAGATCACAGCGATTTGGTACAATACCGGAATATTTGGATAGTTGAAAAATAA